The Lewinellaceae bacterium genome has a segment encoding these proteins:
- a CDS encoding polysaccharide deacetylase family protein encodes MHKPLASLSLDLDNQWTYMKIHGDQGWDQYPSYLDAFVPHVVDVLNKLNLKITFFIVGRDAALEKNKDYLQELVRNGHELGNHSFNHESWLHTFSREKITEEIAFTEEAIEKATGQLTKGFRGPGFSWSPGLLEVLKERGYHFDASTLPTYIGPLARMYYFRTAKLSKEERETRKELFGTFSDGLRPVKPYLWELPGEETIMEIPVTTIPVIKIPFHFSYLLYLSGLSLRLMDLYLNLAIRLCQLTRTRPSYLLHPLDLIGGDQIPQLKFFPGMDISSERKVEVFNHVMEKLNRHFQLTNMSKYYESLMESHHSGKRPMKTRDPKTSEKNLPVQKDHGIKKITHHA; translated from the coding sequence ATGCATAAACCTTTGGCAAGCCTATCTCTTGACCTTGACAACCAGTGGACTTATATGAAAATTCACGGAGATCAGGGCTGGGATCAATACCCTTCTTATCTCGATGCTTTTGTTCCCCATGTGGTTGATGTACTCAATAAGCTGAACCTTAAAATAACTTTTTTCATTGTAGGCAGAGATGCGGCGCTTGAAAAAAACAAGGACTACCTCCAGGAGCTCGTTCGAAATGGCCATGAACTTGGCAACCACTCCTTTAACCACGAATCATGGCTGCATACTTTTTCCAGGGAAAAGATCACGGAGGAAATCGCCTTCACCGAAGAAGCCATAGAAAAGGCAACCGGCCAGTTGACTAAGGGATTTCGGGGCCCTGGGTTCAGCTGGAGTCCCGGGCTACTCGAAGTGCTCAAAGAAAGAGGTTATCACTTTGATGCCTCCACCTTGCCAACTTACATCGGCCCCCTGGCAAGGATGTACTATTTCCGAACCGCCAAATTGAGCAAAGAAGAAAGGGAGACCCGTAAAGAGCTCTTCGGCACTTTCTCTGACGGATTACGCCCGGTAAAACCTTATTTATGGGAATTGCCCGGGGAAGAAACCATAATGGAAATTCCCGTTACCACCATTCCTGTAATCAAAATACCCTTTCATTTCAGTTACCTGCTCTATTTAAGTGGTTTGTCATTACGCCTGATGGATCTTTATCTAAACCTGGCAATACGATTGTGTCAATTGACCCGGACCCGGCCCAGTTACCTGTTGCATCCCCTTGACCTGATTGGAGGAGACCAGATTCCCCAACTTAAATTTTTCCCGGGCATGGATATCAGCAGCGAACGCAAAGTGGAGGTCTTCAATCATGTTATGGAAAAACTCAACCGACATTTTCAACTGACCAATATGAGTAAATATTATGAATCCCTAATGGAAAGTCACCATTCAGGAAAAAGACCAATGAAAACCCGGGATCCGAAAACATCGGAAAAAAATCTACCGGTTCAAAAGGATCATGGAATAAAAAAAATAACTCATCATGCCTGA
- a CDS encoding NAD(P)/FAD-dependent oxidoreductase, with product MNISKKHWGIVGGGMLGMYLAHKLSQAGHEVTLMEAANAPGGLTSTWKLDQYFWDKYYHVILRSDTTLRNLLKEIGLEETINWVETKTGFYTGGKLYSMSNTMEFLRFPPLSILDKLRLGFTIFYASKIKNWKRLENIRVADWLKKWSGSNTFEKIWLPLLRAKLGDNYQHTSAAFIWTTIQRMYKARRTGLKKEMFGYVEGGYATILKRFKEQLIQQGVHVKTAHKVTCIYRDYYGNVMVETAKNQPDLFNEVIVTTPSSIAAEICKDLLRREVQQHQNIEYLGVICASLLLKKSISPYYVTNVTDKSPFTGIIEMTNIVDPEFFGGNSLIYLPRYAKSSNPIFHWNDEQIKTLFLSSLLNMYPHLSEEDVVAFRVSRAPYVFALPTLKYSEKLPAVSTSLPGVHILNSAHIVNGTLNVNETLQVVDKALPELLKKAINRKTEYETYA from the coding sequence ATGAATATTTCTAAAAAACACTGGGGCATTGTTGGAGGCGGAATGCTCGGAATGTACCTGGCCCATAAACTATCTCAAGCAGGACATGAGGTGACCCTGATGGAAGCAGCAAATGCCCCCGGCGGGCTCACTTCAACGTGGAAATTGGATCAATACTTTTGGGACAAATACTACCATGTCATTTTACGCTCTGATACCACGCTGAGAAACCTGCTGAAAGAGATCGGCTTGGAAGAAACCATAAATTGGGTGGAAACCAAAACCGGATTTTATACCGGCGGCAAACTATACTCAATGTCGAATACCATGGAATTTTTACGCTTCCCTCCCCTATCGATATTGGATAAACTGAGGCTGGGCTTTACTATTTTTTACGCCTCCAAAATAAAAAACTGGAAGCGGCTGGAAAATATCAGGGTGGCAGACTGGTTAAAAAAATGGTCAGGAAGCAACACTTTTGAGAAAATATGGCTGCCGCTGCTCAGGGCAAAACTGGGAGACAACTACCAACACACTTCCGCTGCCTTTATTTGGACAACCATCCAGCGCATGTACAAGGCTCGTCGGACGGGGCTCAAAAAAGAAATGTTCGGTTATGTGGAAGGAGGATACGCAACTATTTTAAAACGTTTCAAGGAACAGCTGATTCAGCAGGGAGTTCATGTTAAAACAGCTCATAAGGTCACCTGCATTTACCGGGATTATTATGGAAATGTTATGGTGGAAACAGCCAAAAATCAACCGGATCTGTTCAATGAGGTAATCGTCACCACCCCTTCCTCCATAGCGGCAGAAATATGCAAAGATTTACTCCGCAGGGAAGTTCAGCAGCATCAAAATATAGAATATCTCGGGGTAATTTGTGCGTCCTTATTGCTCAAAAAGAGCATTTCCCCCTATTACGTTACCAACGTGACAGACAAATCACCATTTACGGGAATCATCGAAATGACCAATATTGTTGACCCCGAATTTTTTGGCGGCAACTCACTCATTTATCTGCCTCGTTATGCCAAGAGCAGCAACCCGATTTTTCATTGGAATGACGAACAGATAAAAACCTTATTCCTGTCCAGTTTGCTCAACATGTATCCGCATTTATCTGAGGAGGATGTGGTCGCGTTCAGGGTAAGCAGAGCCCCTTATGTCTTTGCGCTCCCTACGCTCAAATACTCGGAAAAACTTCCCGCGGTATCGACTTCCCTTCCTGGAGTTCACATTTTAAACTCCGCTCATATTGTTAACGGGACCCTTAATGTAAACGAAACCCTACAGGTTGTTGACAAGGCCTTACCCGAGCTCCTTAAAAAAGCCATAAATCGCAAAACAGAATATGAAACTTATGCATAA
- a CDS encoding nucleotide sugar dehydrogenase, with protein MEILLNHNHTVSWKLNKIGVIGPGIVGMPMAALLAHARIKLDSDTPAKVVVVQRNSINSGWKVDAINNGQSVIGGIEPHLEEIVKEAVAAGLLSATHHYYDIADADMILICVQTDKKGFEPDYGPMFEALTALAEVLQKKPEEKVPVIVFESTLAPSSMGTVIQEHFEKFGLIEGQDILLGNSPNRVMPGRLVERISDSDKLVAGLHPETGRIIKTVYEHIVTKGKLFITNSLSAEITKTLENAYRDVRIAFSTEVVRYCDQHDLDFYHLRDKVNKRLSLEDEASFNPNAVPSGGLLIPTLGVGGHCLPKDGILLLWRKIESGSDTSDSLLLKAREINEASPAETIRLAERKFGSLRYKKIAILGTAYRFNSEDTRNSPSIVLASALMGREVEVILHDPFVKKDDQNLLKAGLVKYFTNDLEAAIREANLILFATGHKIYLTKIERILRGAKKLNGIIDACNLFNRATMESAEMSYTGIGRGSKIPDKKFIDFVHDTFKIVEKGCSNEVVQTIQFLNDHFVTESYNKADFKNIRKLAASCNTACDLVPPGPVAPLHDYRGFIPLLALCAAKQFCLI; from the coding sequence ATGGAAATATTACTCAATCACAACCATACTGTTTCCTGGAAACTTAACAAAATAGGAGTGATCGGTCCTGGCATTGTAGGAATGCCCATGGCGGCCCTGCTTGCCCATGCACGTATTAAACTGGATTCCGATACCCCGGCAAAGGTTGTCGTCGTTCAACGTAACTCGATCAACTCCGGATGGAAAGTCGATGCCATCAATAACGGCCAATCTGTCATCGGAGGCATAGAACCTCATTTGGAAGAAATCGTAAAAGAAGCTGTAGCGGCAGGACTTTTGTCGGCCACTCATCACTATTATGACATTGCCGATGCTGACATGATCCTCATCTGTGTTCAAACGGACAAAAAGGGATTTGAACCCGATTATGGCCCTATGTTTGAAGCCCTTACGGCATTAGCTGAAGTTCTTCAAAAAAAGCCCGAAGAAAAAGTTCCTGTCATCGTTTTTGAATCTACCCTTGCCCCTTCCTCCATGGGTACTGTCATTCAGGAACATTTCGAAAAATTTGGACTGATCGAAGGACAAGATATCCTATTGGGCAACAGCCCCAACCGGGTAATGCCGGGCAGGCTGGTGGAAAGGATTTCCGATTCCGACAAACTCGTTGCAGGACTTCACCCCGAAACGGGCCGGATCATTAAAACAGTTTACGAACATATTGTTACAAAAGGAAAACTTTTCATCACCAACAGCTTAAGTGCCGAAATAACCAAAACCCTGGAAAATGCGTATCGTGATGTTCGTATAGCTTTCTCAACAGAAGTGGTAAGGTATTGCGATCAACATGACCTTGATTTTTACCATCTACGTGATAAAGTCAACAAAAGGCTGTCCCTTGAAGATGAGGCTTCATTTAATCCCAATGCCGTCCCCAGTGGTGGTTTACTGATCCCAACGCTGGGTGTGGGTGGTCATTGTTTACCCAAAGACGGCATCCTGCTTTTGTGGCGAAAGATCGAAAGCGGATCTGACACTTCTGACAGCCTATTGCTCAAGGCAAGAGAAATCAATGAGGCTTCCCCGGCAGAAACCATTCGGTTGGCAGAAAGAAAATTCGGATCCCTCCGTTATAAAAAGATCGCCATTTTAGGGACTGCCTACCGTTTCAATTCCGAAGACACCAGGAACTCTCCTTCGATCGTATTAGCATCAGCACTGATGGGTCGGGAAGTTGAAGTTATCTTACACGATCCATTCGTAAAAAAAGACGACCAGAACCTCCTGAAAGCGGGATTGGTCAAATATTTTACCAATGACCTGGAGGCGGCAATACGGGAAGCCAACCTTATTTTATTTGCTACCGGACATAAAATTTACCTGACAAAAATCGAGCGGATTCTCCGTGGGGCCAAAAAATTAAACGGAATTATTGATGCCTGCAACTTGTTCAACAGAGCCACCATGGAGTCCGCTGAAATGAGTTACACCGGAATCGGCCGCGGAAGTAAAATACCCGATAAGAAATTCATTGATTTCGTTCATGATACCTTTAAAATAGTTGAAAAAGGCTGCTCCAATGAAGTCGTTCAGACCATACAGTTTTTGAACGATCATTTTGTTACCGAATCGTACAACAAGGCTGATTTCAAAAACATCCGAAAACTGGCCGCCAGTTGCAACACAGCCTGCGACCTGGTTCCTCCCGGACCTGTAGCCCCCCTGCACGATTATCGAGGATTTATCCCATTACTCGCTCTTTGTGCAGCAAAGCAATTTTGTCTTATTTAG
- the asnB gene encoding asparagine synthase (glutamine-hydrolyzing), with amino-acid sequence MCGIIAIHHKMHLPIDAKLLKKMGDTLHHRGPDDEGIFIENQIGFFHKRLSIIDLSGGHQPMTDNDCTIAFNGEIYNYVELRQGLVQKGYHFKTHSDTEVILKMYQEYGKDAIALLNGMFAFLLYDTKKQLLLAARDHFGIKPLYYYYDKGKNIFASEIKAILAHPDVQAEFNQESLNEYLTFQFVLGEKTLFKNINKVLPGHFLVIDLNDSLKNRLVKYWEPTFRIDTHHTLEYFVYELQRLLEDTIKIQLRSDVPLGTYLSGGIDSSIVTLLASRHVPDSLRTFTGAFREGSEFDETGYADLVGRHCNAQMFKIYPTEADFVEVLPKLIYQMDEPTVGPGLFPQYMVSKMASGKVKVILGGQGGDEIFGGYTRYVIAYLEQALKGAIYETNDEGEHIVSLQSIVPNLPSLKQYVPMMRNFWRTGAFEDMDRRYFHLIDRSESTLDLYTEDFRQRYNKEQIFSNFQQLFNHPDTRSYFNKMTNFDMFGSLPGLLQVEDRVSMAVSLESRVPLLDKRIVDLIASMPVAMKFKGGEMKYILKKAARNILPPEILNRKDKMGFPVPLSIWAKNGASDFIKDTLLCPNCKKRGIFDPKKMEQLIDNERSYGRTLWGALCLELWFQQFIDKKIV; translated from the coding sequence ATGTGTGGAATCATAGCCATACATCATAAAATGCATTTGCCAATAGATGCAAAGTTGCTAAAGAAAATGGGCGATACCCTGCATCACCGGGGACCGGATGATGAAGGCATCTTCATTGAAAATCAAATTGGATTTTTTCATAAAAGGTTATCTATCATTGATCTTTCCGGCGGACACCAGCCCATGACCGATAACGATTGCACCATTGCATTTAACGGAGAGATTTATAATTATGTAGAACTCCGTCAGGGTCTGGTTCAAAAGGGATACCATTTCAAAACCCATTCGGATACTGAAGTGATCCTGAAAATGTACCAGGAATACGGGAAAGATGCCATAGCCCTGCTGAATGGGATGTTTGCCTTTTTGCTTTACGACACAAAAAAACAATTACTCCTTGCCGCCAGGGATCATTTTGGCATCAAACCGCTTTATTACTATTACGACAAAGGAAAAAATATATTCGCATCGGAAATCAAAGCCATTTTGGCCCATCCTGATGTGCAGGCAGAGTTCAACCAGGAATCTTTAAACGAATACCTCACTTTCCAGTTTGTGCTGGGAGAAAAAACACTTTTTAAAAATATAAACAAAGTATTACCCGGACACTTTTTGGTCATTGATTTAAATGATTCCCTCAAAAACAGGCTGGTAAAATATTGGGAGCCCACCTTCCGGATTGATACTCACCATACGCTGGAGTATTTTGTGTACGAACTCCAACGGCTCCTGGAAGACACTATTAAGATCCAGTTGAGGAGTGATGTTCCGCTGGGGACCTACCTCAGTGGTGGGATAGATTCCAGCATCGTGACCCTACTCGCTTCGCGGCATGTTCCTGATAGCCTTAGAACTTTTACCGGTGCATTCCGGGAAGGTTCCGAATTTGATGAAACCGGTTATGCCGATCTTGTCGGCCGGCATTGTAATGCCCAAATGTTTAAAATTTACCCGACAGAGGCTGATTTCGTTGAAGTCCTGCCCAAACTCATTTACCAAATGGATGAGCCCACGGTTGGCCCGGGTTTGTTTCCTCAGTATATGGTTTCCAAAATGGCTTCCGGAAAAGTGAAAGTAATCCTTGGGGGTCAGGGCGGTGATGAAATATTCGGCGGATACACCCGATACGTCATCGCTTACCTGGAACAAGCCTTGAAGGGAGCCATTTACGAGACGAATGACGAAGGAGAACACATTGTCTCACTTCAGTCCATCGTACCCAATTTACCTTCCTTAAAACAGTATGTTCCCATGATGCGAAATTTCTGGAGAACAGGCGCTTTCGAAGACATGGATCGTCGGTATTTTCACCTGATCGATCGAAGTGAAAGCACCCTTGATCTCTACACGGAAGATTTTCGTCAACGTTACAATAAGGAACAAATATTCAGCAATTTCCAACAGTTGTTTAACCACCCGGACACCAGGTCCTATTTTAATAAAATGACGAACTTCGACATGTTTGGCAGCCTTCCCGGATTGCTGCAGGTAGAAGACAGGGTGAGTATGGCTGTTTCCCTTGAATCCCGTGTCCCGTTACTCGACAAAAGAATTGTCGACCTCATTGCCTCCATGCCCGTAGCCATGAAGTTCAAAGGCGGGGAAATGAAATACATCCTCAAAAAAGCCGCCAGGAATATTTTACCTCCTGAGATATTAAATCGAAAAGATAAAATGGGGTTCCCTGTTCCGCTTTCCATATGGGCCAAAAACGGGGCGTCTGATTTTATCAAAGACACACTTCTTTGCCCGAACTGCAAAAAGAGAGGCATTTTCGATCCAAAAAAAATGGAACAACTCATTGATAATGAACGATCCTATGGCAGAACCCTTTGGGGCGCTCTTTGTCTGGAGCTTTGGTTCCAGCAGTTTATAGACAAAAAAATTGTTTAA
- a CDS encoding DUF354 domain-containing protein: MKVLIDIGHPAHVHYYKNLANELSKKGHQVFWTVKDIPMAKRLLDAYGFRYKVFPKKSDGLFGKILKQLWYDFILWKFCKKHDIAIVIGTSVTIAHVSRISRIQSIVFDDDDDEVQPLVTQYVNPFASSLLSPDVLKGKRKRQDTIFYPGYHELAYLHPDHFKPDPSVLNEIGLQPGEKFFIMRFNVFKAHHDKGIKGLSLSQKLKLIEVLKPHGKILITTERGIEPELQPFQMTVSPEKAHSLMAYATLFLGDSQTMTSEAAVMGVPSLRCNTFAGKISYLEEQEKKYGLTFGFHPDDFEKLLQKLNELLKLPDLKEQWQARRQKLLRDKINLAAFMVWFVEYYPQSRNQMLNLPEQ; the protein is encoded by the coding sequence ATGAAAGTCCTGATTGATATCGGCCATCCTGCTCATGTACATTATTACAAAAATCTGGCCAACGAACTTTCAAAAAAAGGGCATCAGGTCTTTTGGACCGTCAAGGATATTCCCATGGCAAAAAGGCTGTTGGATGCCTACGGTTTCAGGTATAAAGTCTTTCCTAAAAAGTCTGATGGGCTTTTCGGGAAAATCCTTAAACAGCTTTGGTACGATTTCATTTTATGGAAATTCTGTAAAAAACATGACATTGCCATTGTCATTGGAACCTCCGTAACCATAGCCCATGTATCGAGAATTTCCAGGATACAATCCATCGTTTTTGATGATGATGATGACGAAGTACAACCACTAGTCACCCAATATGTCAATCCTTTTGCATCGAGTTTGCTTTCTCCGGATGTGTTAAAAGGAAAACGGAAACGGCAAGACACCATTTTTTATCCGGGATATCATGAACTGGCCTATTTACACCCTGATCATTTCAAGCCGGATCCTTCCGTGTTAAACGAAATAGGGCTGCAGCCGGGTGAGAAGTTTTTCATCATGAGATTCAATGTTTTTAAGGCGCATCATGATAAAGGAATAAAAGGGTTAAGCCTCAGTCAAAAGCTTAAACTCATTGAGGTTTTAAAACCCCACGGAAAAATTTTAATCACCACCGAACGGGGTATAGAACCGGAATTACAGCCATTCCAAATGACCGTATCGCCCGAGAAGGCCCATTCATTAATGGCCTACGCCACCCTGTTCCTCGGCGATAGCCAGACGATGACCTCAGAAGCTGCAGTCATGGGCGTTCCATCCCTCAGGTGCAACACTTTCGCTGGCAAAATTTCTTACCTGGAGGAACAGGAAAAAAAATACGGACTGACCTTTGGATTCCATCCTGATGATTTCGAAAAACTGCTCCAAAAGCTAAATGAACTTTTAAAGCTCCCTGATCTCAAAGAACAATGGCAGGCCCGACGTCAGAAATTACTCCGGGATAAAATTAACCTGGCAGCGTTCATGGTTTGGTTTGTAGAATACTATCCACAAAGCAGAAACCAAATGCTTAACCTTCCGGAACAATGA
- the asnB gene encoding asparagine synthase (glutamine-hydrolyzing), protein MCGIAGIINFNQTSVSEQLIRTMMETIKHRGPDDEGIFMEDPIGMGFVRLSILDLSASGHQPMFSPDQRYVCTFNGEIFNYIELREELKLLGHVFKTNTDTEVLLAAFAAWGEACLDKFNGMWALAIYDRHKKTAFLARDRYGIKPFYYLHTDEYFAYASEIQPLLKLLPGKPAPDEQSIFEYLVFNRTDQTEHTFFKEIKKLQHGHKITLNDSDPHASPIRWYDLRKSVARAKGFSDPSEFKALLSSAIGLRLRSDVPVGVCLSGGLDSSGIVSILLQDYLKEDLNTFSAVYGNGETGDEMKFIQEFKPLLKNMFFTTPTAQTLTDDLKCFVKAHGEPIPSTGPYAQFKVMQLAGKHVTVTLDGQGADEILAGYHYFFGYHFKALLLQGKIGQLATEMAHYYSNHQSLLGIKSLIFFLLPATLRTRMRACEKSYLAPNFYHQHVTVSNVVAENLYGSSSLQDALINHFEYKLEHLLKWEDRNAMFYSLEARVPYLDYRLVEKTLALTGDLIIKKGINKYILREAMKGVLPESIRKRQDKMGFDTPEDQWFRTLVFKKYITDLIHSESLASHGILDVKKIQSIYQKHLQHQGNYARDIWKWIHLEQWYREFID, encoded by the coding sequence ATGTGTGGAATAGCGGGAATCATAAATTTTAATCAAACCAGCGTTTCGGAACAACTCATCCGTACAATGATGGAAACGATAAAACATCGCGGGCCGGATGACGAAGGAATTTTTATGGAAGACCCAATAGGCATGGGATTTGTCCGGCTGAGTATACTGGATTTATCAGCGTCCGGCCACCAGCCTATGTTTTCTCCTGATCAAAGATATGTATGTACTTTTAATGGGGAGATTTTCAATTATATCGAATTGAGGGAAGAGCTGAAATTGTTGGGACATGTTTTTAAAACCAATACCGATACAGAGGTTTTATTGGCCGCTTTTGCAGCATGGGGAGAAGCATGTTTAGACAAGTTTAATGGAATGTGGGCATTGGCCATTTACGACAGGCATAAAAAGACTGCTTTCTTAGCCCGCGACCGATATGGGATCAAACCATTCTATTACCTGCATACCGACGAATACTTCGCTTATGCTTCTGAAATTCAACCGCTTTTGAAGTTGCTTCCCGGCAAACCTGCACCGGACGAACAAAGCATCTTTGAGTACCTGGTTTTTAATCGTACCGATCAAACTGAACATACTTTTTTTAAAGAGATAAAAAAACTTCAGCACGGGCATAAAATCACCCTCAACGATTCAGATCCTCACGCTTCACCCATTCGATGGTATGATTTGCGAAAAAGTGTGGCCCGGGCAAAAGGTTTTTCGGATCCTTCAGAATTTAAGGCTTTACTGAGCTCGGCCATCGGATTGAGGTTACGCAGTGATGTCCCCGTAGGAGTTTGTTTGAGTGGCGGGTTGGACTCGTCCGGGATCGTTTCCATATTACTACAAGATTACCTGAAAGAAGATTTGAATACCTTCTCCGCCGTTTACGGGAATGGTGAAACGGGAGATGAAATGAAGTTCATCCAGGAATTCAAACCTCTCTTGAAAAATATGTTTTTCACCACTCCTACGGCCCAAACCCTCACAGATGATCTGAAATGTTTTGTAAAGGCACATGGAGAGCCCATTCCCAGTACAGGCCCTTACGCCCAGTTTAAGGTCATGCAATTGGCCGGTAAACATGTCACCGTGACCCTTGACGGACAAGGGGCCGACGAAATCCTGGCGGGTTACCACTATTTTTTTGGCTACCATTTTAAAGCGCTCCTGTTACAAGGTAAAATAGGTCAGTTAGCCACCGAAATGGCCCATTATTATTCAAATCATCAATCACTCCTTGGGATTAAAAGCCTGATTTTTTTCCTTTTACCGGCTACCTTACGAACCAGGATGCGGGCGTGCGAAAAAAGTTACCTGGCCCCTAATTTCTACCATCAACATGTAACTGTTTCGAATGTAGTCGCAGAAAATTTATACGGATCCTCTTCTTTACAGGATGCTTTGATCAATCATTTTGAATACAAACTTGAGCACCTTTTAAAGTGGGAAGACCGCAATGCCATGTTTTATTCCCTGGAAGCCAGAGTCCCTTATTTGGATTACCGCCTGGTGGAAAAAACGCTGGCCTTGACGGGGGATCTCATTATTAAAAAGGGAATAAATAAATACATTCTCAGGGAGGCCATGAAAGGAGTACTCCCTGAATCCATCCGGAAAAGACAAGATAAAATGGGCTTCGACACCCCGGAAGACCAGTGGTTCAGAACCCTTGTCTTTAAAAAATATATAACCGACTTGATCCATTCAGAATCTTTGGCCTCACATGGAATATTGGATGTAAAGAAAATTCAATCCATTTATCAAAAGCATCTCCAGCATCAGGGAAATTATGCCCGGGATATCTGGAAATGGATCCATTTGGAGCAATGGTATCGTGAATTTATTGATTAA
- a CDS encoding glycosyltransferase, translating into MNVLFVSSGTRNKGPNTIVLAQGESLKRLQLSLDYFTIDQKGVKGYTQAIFKLRKVLNTNPYDIIHAHYGLAAIISFLARRSEKVMVSFMGDDLLGTNTKDKRVTRTSLLLARLNAFLAQKFYDFSIVKSREMQEKSGIKRATVIPNGVDIDLFYPESKSAAKKQLGIPNENKLVIFVANPDRAEKNFPLAKQALEKTGVPDIQFIPLNDIAHKDLVHYYNAAEVMILTSFHEGSPNVIKEAMACNCPIVSTDVGDVKWIMGKTAGCFIAGFDPEDFAAQLRMALDFAKENDRTQGRKRIIELELDSPSVASRIFDIYTHILER; encoded by the coding sequence ATGAACGTATTATTTGTAAGCAGCGGAACAAGAAATAAAGGCCCGAATACCATAGTCCTCGCCCAGGGAGAATCTCTTAAAAGGCTTCAATTATCCCTGGATTATTTTACGATTGACCAGAAGGGGGTTAAAGGATATACTCAGGCTATATTCAAATTGAGAAAAGTGTTGAATACGAACCCATATGATATCATTCATGCCCATTATGGCCTGGCAGCGATCATTTCATTTCTTGCACGACGGAGTGAAAAGGTGATGGTTTCTTTTATGGGGGATGACCTGCTCGGAACGAATACAAAGGATAAACGAGTGACCCGAACCAGTTTGCTTTTAGCACGTTTAAATGCATTTCTTGCTCAAAAATTTTACGATTTTTCCATTGTAAAATCCCGGGAAATGCAAGAAAAATCAGGCATAAAAAGAGCCACCGTGATTCCCAACGGAGTAGATATTGACCTTTTTTATCCCGAATCAAAATCAGCGGCAAAAAAGCAGCTGGGCATTCCAAACGAAAACAAATTGGTTATTTTTGTGGCCAACCCGGATCGGGCGGAAAAAAATTTCCCCCTGGCTAAACAGGCCCTGGAAAAAACCGGTGTGCCCGACATTCAATTCATCCCACTTAATGATATCGCCCATAAAGATTTGGTTCATTATTACAATGCAGCAGAGGTAATGATCCTGACTTCCTTTCACGAGGGTTCCCCAAACGTAATCAAGGAAGCCATGGCGTGTAACTGCCCGATTGTATCCACCGATGTGGGAGATGTAAAATGGATTATGGGGAAAACAGCAGGATGTTTTATCGCCGGCTTTGACCCTGAAGATTTTGCAGCGCAATTAAGAATGGCCCTTGATTTTGCAAAGGAAAACGATCGCACACAGGGAAGAAAAAGAATCATTGAGTTGGAGCTTGATTCACCCTCAGTAGCCTCGAGAATTTTCGACATTTATACCCATATTTTGGAAAGGTAA